A region of uncultured Fusobacterium sp. DNA encodes the following proteins:
- a CDS encoding MOSC domain-containing protein: MAKIVAVCISEKKGTQKVNVHEGTLIENFGLEGDAHAGNWHRQVSLLSKEKITDFKARGGNVIDGDFGENLIVDGIDCAKLPVGTRLKINDDIILEVTQIGKECHSHCAIYHAVGDCIMPREGIFTIVVKGGKVKEGDNIEII; the protein is encoded by the coding sequence ATGGCAAAGATTGTAGCTGTATGTATTAGTGAAAAGAAGGGGACTCAAAAAGTAAATGTTCACGAAGGAACTCTTATAGAGAACTTTGGATTAGAGGGAGATGCTCATGCTGGAAATTGGCATAGACAAGTAAGTTTACTTTCAAAAGAAAAGATAACAGATTTCAAAGCTAGAGGTGGAAATGTTATTGATGGAGATTTTGGAGAAAATCTTATTGTAGATGGAATTGATTGTGCAAAACTACCAGTAGGAACTAGATTAAAAATAAATGATGATATTATATTAGAAGTAACTCAAATTGGTAAAGAATGTCATTCTCATTGTGCTATTTATCATGCAGTAGGAGATTGTATCATGCCAAGAGAGGGAATATTTACAATTGTAGTTAAAGGTGGAAAAGTTAAAGAGGGAGATAATATTGAGATAATTTAA